A genomic segment from Pseudomonas sp. S09G 359 encodes:
- the rpsN gene encoding 30S ribosomal protein S14 yields the protein MAKMSMKNRELKRQLTVAKYAKKRAALKAIIVDLNASPEARWEATVALQKQPRDASASRMRNRCRLTGRPHGVYRKFGLGRNKLREAAMRGDVPGLVKASW from the coding sequence ATGGCCAAGATGAGCATGAAAAACCGCGAGCTGAAGCGTCAGCTCACGGTTGCCAAGTACGCCAAGAAGCGTGCAGCACTGAAAGCAATCATCGTTGATCTGAACGCAAGTCCAGAAGCACGTTGGGAAGCTACAGTTGCTCTGCAGAAGCAGCCACGTGACGCAAGCGCCTCGCGCATGCGTAACCGCTGCCGCCTGACCGGTCGTCCACACGGCGTTTACCGCAAGTTCGGCCTCGGCCGTAACAAACTGCGTGAAGCGGCAATGCGTGGTGACGTACCAGGTCTGGTTAAAGCCAGCTGGTAA
- the rpsH gene encoding 30S ribosomal protein S8, producing the protein MSMQDPLADMLTRIRNAQMAEKSVVSMPSSKLKVAVAKVLKDEGYIAGYQISSETKPLLSIELKYFEGRSVIEEVKRVSRPGLRQYKSAEDLPKVRGGLGVSIVSTNKGVMTDRAARAAGVGGEVLCTVF; encoded by the coding sequence ATGAGTATGCAGGACCCGTTAGCGGACATGCTAACTCGTATCCGTAATGCCCAGATGGCTGAAAAGTCCGTCGTAAGCATGCCATCTTCCAAGTTGAAGGTAGCTGTTGCCAAAGTCCTGAAAGACGAAGGCTACATTGCGGGTTATCAGATCAGCAGCGAAACCAAACCACTGCTGTCCATCGAGCTGAAGTACTTCGAAGGCCGTTCGGTCATCGAGGAAGTGAAGCGCGTTAGCCGTCCAGGCTTGCGTCAGTACAAGTCCGCTGAAGATCTGCCGAAAGTTCGTGGCGGTCTGGGCGTGTCTATCGTCTCCACCAACAAAGGTGTGATGACGGATCGTGCTGCGCGCGCTGCCGGTGTCGGCGGCGAAGTTCTTTGCACTGTGTTCTAA
- the rplE gene encoding 50S ribosomal protein L5 has product MARLQEIYRKEIAPKLKEELKLGNVMEVPRVTKITLNMGLGEAIGDKKVIEHAVADLEKITGQKVVVTYARKSIAGFKVREGWPIGVKVTLRRERMYEFLDRLLSISLPRVRDFRGLNAKSFDGRGNYSMGVKEQIIFPEIDYDKIDALRGLDITLTTTAKNDDEGRALLRAFKFPFRN; this is encoded by the coding sequence ATGGCACGACTACAAGAGATTTACCGGAAGGAAATCGCCCCTAAGCTTAAGGAAGAACTTAAGCTTGGGAACGTGATGGAAGTTCCGCGCGTTACCAAAATCACCCTGAACATGGGTCTGGGCGAAGCGATCGGCGACAAAAAAGTCATCGAGCACGCTGTTGCCGACCTGGAAAAGATCACCGGTCAAAAAGTCGTTGTGACTTACGCTCGGAAATCCATCGCTGGCTTTAAAGTCCGTGAAGGTTGGCCGATCGGCGTCAAAGTGACTCTGCGCCGTGAGCGTATGTACGAATTCCTGGATCGTCTGCTGTCGATCTCCCTGCCTCGGGTACGCGACTTCCGCGGCCTGAATGCCAAGTCCTTCGATGGTCGTGGTAACTACAGCATGGGCGTGAAAGAGCAGATCATCTTCCCGGAAATCGACTACGACAAGATCGATGCTCTCCGCGGTCTGGACATCACCCTGACCACCACTGCCAAGAACGATGATGAAGGTCGCGCCCTGTTGCGTGCTTTCAAATTCCCGTTCCGCAACTGA